TTTCAATCAtggtgaaacaattaaaggtggtctcaaaTCTCAtggacgttttgccaacactcacaaagaaatttgtgagtGTATACACACATGTGCAGGTAATATGCgaaaaagaacataaaaaagagaaagcaaataccgtcaaacctggctggCTGTTAAcaactgttcgcgtgagaccacctttctAAATCCACCTTGgtcgccatcttgtattctaCAAAACTAGAGGTGCATACTCAGCTTAAGGTCAAAATAAAACGCGGCAATCAATTCCTCCTGTCCGAAtcatgtttaagctcagtgattaGAAATGGTgccataaaaaataataataaccgACAAATCGTTATTTGCACCTATAACCTAGAACTCTGAGCTTATAGtataatttatttgttgttgagTTGTATTTTGCCATTTATGTTTGGCGACGATTTCgcaatcattttaattaaatttcggGCGAATGAACTTAATACTAGGCTTTTAGTACTCTAACAAAATTCGACAACATTTTGATGCTGCTAGCGCCTGCTGCATGTCGCCATTTGGTTAAGctccataaaattcgcattatAATCGGTTATTATAGAACAATCGATAACCGTTTTATGACCGACTATCGATTAATAGTGaatagaaatcgatttataatcaTCGCCGATTTTTCatcattttttgaaattcatgaCGCTCATTGTGTGCCTTTGTCAATATTTTTGAGAACGAGTTTAAAACCTGTCCTACTTTTTGTGTTATAAGTGTTACGTTCATTAATTTAAGGTGCCTACAATTTATCCAAACTTTTATATAGCATAAAAAAAGATAGCACACCATGGCCGCCTTGGAATCTTTGAGCAATAAGGAGTTGCGTCAAAAATGCATAGAATATGGAATGCCAAACGTTCCGGTGACCGATTCCAGCCGAAAAATTCTTATACGACGACTGGAAGCCGCGATGTCGGGAAAACCCGCAACTCCCAATAAAACAAATCGTCGAGAAACTATGCACGTTTCGAAACCCTCACAAATGGCGTCATCTGCTAAAATAGACAATGCGGCGGTTAATATTAACAACAACACCACGGCAGCCAGCAAGCCAACAGCCGCCAATAGACCATCGCGGCGTACAATAGCTGCCACCACCGAACGacatgtgactacaacaaccaCAGTAAGTGAACCGGAGTATTCGGATGTCTCCCCTGATCGTGGTGATGAGTTTCCCATGATGTTGCCACCTAAAACAAAGACTCCAGAGAAACCTACACTTTATCCCAAACTGCCGACCAAGGAGCCTTCACCGAAACCACAGGTTTTGAGCAAAACTGGTGTGGTCACCACTTCGTACGTTAAAGAATCAAATATAAACAAGACGTATGCAGCACCTGAAGATGATATTGATTCAACAGAAGAGGATATATTGGAGCCGGTAAAGAAGACTCTCTCCAATCCCCCAGTTTACACCAGCAGTTATGTTCCACTTTCTGAATCGAAAGTTAGCACCACTGGACCGTTGTCGGCAACATTAAGCTCAAGCACACGTTACAGTGCCTTGGGAAGCTCATATGTTCAAAATAAACCTTCAACCAATTTTACAACTTCAAATACAAGACAAAGTTACGAGGCACCAACTCGTTCATCCTATCAACCCAGAGTAACCAAACAATATGTTACCGATACCTACAATGTTGAGGATGACGAAGATGAAGAGGATGAGGATGAAGAAGATGAAGTTGTTTTGGTGGAAGACAGCCCAGTGGGAAAGGATATCCAAACACCATTTCTCAGTCAATTTGCACGCAATCTAGAGACACTAAAGGCTACCCCTATACGTCACTCGGTGGGTCCTACGAGAATCACACCCCCAAAGCTATCAGGTTCAGCTCTGAGAAACCGTGAAGCTGCCTACACACGTCGTACAGTTGCCGGTACTGGGCATATAGCCCCACGCCGTTCTTACAAGCCCGAACAGGATGAATCACCATTTCGTCAGTTTGTAATGGCTCTGGAGGAAAAATACCATCTAAAGCAAACCTTTATTATAATCTCTATCTTTATAATggctatatttatttatgtcTTCTTTATACAAAGTGTTTAAATGTATTGTGTGTATTGTATTTAAATGTATTGTACTAATTTTATGAAAACTAAAGGAAGTAAAGAAGAGAAATAGGGCGTAAAGAATGTAATTCggattgatttaaaaaaattatctctttttttataaataaagaatttttgtttttttttataactgcaCACTCATAAATATGGATGAACGTTTTATTAAAAGAAGAGAGTAAGGAAATGACTTACTTAGTTGTGAGGTACAGACAGTTCGATCCTCTAATCGATTGTAGGAAAGGTTACCAAGCGTCTAGTTGCCCAAATTCCAACATTTGGGGGTCGTTTGTGGAAGATCCCGCAACTATAGCGGCTTTGCGGGGAGATaaaaccattaaaaaaattagtacaaatttggaaaattttctcagTTTCATTCAATATCATTGTTTTGAGCGTTCAGCTACTgagtaaattgtaaaaaaattcaattcattacagaaatggaaatttccaCGACAAATTTTGCTGTCGGCAactcaactgaagttgggttgcaatccataatcaaCCCATTGCCTTCGACATATTATTGTTTTAACCTCATATCTGCGATGGAAGATCAATGCTTAGCCAGAAATTGCCCCCCTGGGTCGACGTGTGTTTTTTCCACCTGTAGTGCGCTTATCTAAACTTTTGCTTTGTCGAACCAATATCATCCATTAACGAAGTCAGATTCTTATCCACTCCAAATCACTTTAGCTGGGGCACTTTAATTCAGTCCGGCAACATGACTGGTAATCTTTGGTCTTTTATACGCTTGCCTTTGAGAATCATCTGGCTTTCACTTTTTTTAAATGcatttgttgttatatgttagTGTGCctatcactgtttcaaagttcaattaacctaacctagcccagCCATTTACACCAAGTAGCCCTAGAAACATTTCAATTCGATTTGCTATGTGATTTGACCATTGAGAATAAAATTGGGTACGCAAGGTACACAAAgtgccaaatgtggtacagatgtTTCTGTAAATTTAGTTATAGACTCGTTCTCCCGTTTTGGCTTATTGAGTCTCTACACCCCTGAAATTGCATCCCATTTGGTTGACATCTAGTATGTGTATGGACATGTCCGTTCCTCAGAGATATGCATGTTcgagaaaattagaaaaaatgttcgccggtggttatcccccccgGTGCCTAACGGCCTCTCACAGAGACTCAGCtctcgataccgttgattgttCGTGACTGTAGTTGCACCTACTCgttatggagcattccacctcCGTGGACGcgcaagcttctcgtgataacgatgaacaccacacagatcggatctcaaagttccagcctgtgtgatgttcattaaTATCCCGTCTCTAGTTTGATCGAGTCCCAATCTACGAGCCGTTGTCTGtgtatcgatattttattttttatctgagtatcgattgatatttttcctatcggtGCTATttgcaaagttaatttttttgcaaaattgaaccaAAATAAGCGTTTCGATACTAAATATAGCCTTTAAGATGCATTCCGCCTATAAACGCCtgcaccgccaaatcgtccgccctttcatttcctcttactccgttagggcccggcacccaaacgaagcggattttgccattctcagagaagacgttaatctccttcttacactgcaagactgttcgtgaccataccatcctggttgttattgcccttatggcaattttactgtcggtaaagatgttcacactcgacgtcctcgcgttagcaccacaccacctcacgcattccgtgatcgtccgaatccccgcctgcaggaccgtattatggtcaggtagtctaaaacagatctcagtccctgggttctcaatgtagacccccaggccaactttgtcctctagctatgatccatccgtgtaacatgatcttccagatagcaatccgtcaatccaagactgtgccgatggtaacagtgcctcgcattcgacttcaaggttcatctcatctattcgatcggaaacctcttcccttccttccaagtttcctatcgtcgcctcgattataccgcgatggtatgagctgcttccatcctcaatccattctcccatcaccttaagtctcatagacgcagtggctgcttcacatttaatctgtatgtcaatgggtcgtatatctagaatagtctccagtgccctagttgacgtgatcctcatcgctccacctatgccaagacaacatgttctctgaacctgttgtatggtccttatgttgcactttttctccatagcagtccaccaaactaatgaggcgtaagtaagtattggtctaatcacgctcctgtagagtcagtggactatccacGGATTCAGGCTAAGGCCCGTCTacaaagtgcccaacatctgtgagccttcttagaatgctcctaaatgtgacacttccagttcagtttcctgtccaagatcacacctaagtatttgaccttgtcagatatcgaaatcgtcttattgaggaaacgtggtgcgttaaattggcccaccttcgtcttcctctcaaacaggcatatttcagtcttctaaaATGGAGacgtctgggtctagcccactTATATGCcctatgcaagaccctttcggcccttttgcatagttcgttcggatccttatcccttagaagtattataacatcgtccgcGTAGCTgactggttcaaatccgtcctcagtcatcatccgtaataggtcatttatggtggtcactcataggagtagcgataaaatgcccgcctgtggcgtgccttgtgccactttctcccttatatttatgcccttatatttataccaatctcTAAGGACGGGGTCCACCCggcactggtctaaggattggataggtgtgtcggtccgcatattgttaaaagccccctcgatgtcaatgcataccgccaggatgtacgttttggcatcgaagtattcttctattttatgcaaaacctcgtgcagggcagtctccaccgaccttcccttgacataggcatgctgtttgtatttgagcagatcgctggatgtcctactctttatcatggtgtccacaatacgtacttttaaaaaatccgcaattactttttgggcaactcaatagaaagaacgtaaggctttaggtctgtaggcctttggtgtcgcataacttgccttgccgggcttgggtataaacaccacccttgcctcctggcttgctttcggagtatatgcaagtcctaggcaagctgtgaaaatattggccagatgaggcgccagatagtctgcctcttcctgaagtaacgccggaaatattccatcaggtccgggtgacttaaatggtttgactcaaggattccttcatttCCAACTGACTAAAATTTGGCTTTATTCGGTTCGTGCATTGATTttgcttttatataaatcgatcctctgatttttaattctcattttcgtttgaaataaaggtgatgggaaattaacgatagtatcaatatttatttcaacaaatatcgaatgttgcgattatcgatagtttgccagctctatgtaTGTGTCCGAAAATGTAGTCACCTTTTATGTTGACCCCAAGAGTCCCTTTGCATGTAGTGAGGTTTTCGCGAGGTCTCACACAAGACAGTTATGTAttctctaggttaggttaggtaagagtgggagttctttacagactcacttagacaattttaagtccattgtgataccacagtagcgacagaccaaggcttctggtaggaatcgaatccacgacccctgcactggtaatccaagcacaaCTGTCAACTCGTAGCACCAATCCGCCTGGGTCAAGGTCCATTTGATTGTGTATTACATGTTGGCATCACTTCCCAGACTCCATTTATCTGTTAAGCACTCCTGTGGGTGGATGCTTAGATAACTGGCTGCATAGGTTCGCCATGTCGTGAAGATTTCTTCGGCTATAAATGCCTTTGGTAGCACGTTCTCTGTCTTCGCCGCTTGTGGAGAGTAATTATGCTGACCAGCATATCTTCAGGTCGTCCAGCTACTAGCCAGCTGACCTGGCAATAGGAGGGACATTTTTCCATTGCTCTTTAATGGTATTTTTGTGGGAAAATTTACACCtttctatataaatataaaagcaTCTAGAGGTCAAATTTTAGAGTCAAGGTTTTTAAGAtgtgtttgtgttgttgtttttttttttttaattgcttgGCTCAGACAACATTGCTATTTAGAAGTATAAAGACGTGCGTAACGTGacttttatattgaaatttaaattttgctttgCCTAATAGTCGTTGCTGCACGTCGCAAAATTATAGCACAGAGCTATTTCAAAATATGAATCTATAGTTTATGTAAAGCTTCGGTAGAACTAGGAGTATTTCCATCTATTTTCGAGTctaattttttctattaaaacgattttatttgacgaatttttcgaagtgttcacttttgaaaattcaatattcttttaacTTACCCACTTTGCATTGCATTGACATACTTAAATATGAAAATCAAAGTTTTTATTTGAGATCTTGAGTTTATTATAAACTCAAACGAATGCATTTATCTTCAATtggtatatgtattttttttaataaaactatttaaatttgaatatcattattttgtttgattgtttcttttattttaataaattactTTTTGTCgtacaaattaattaattaattctttgcgtatttttttaattataattttgttttttcatttcatatatCCTAGTTAAATTAACTATTTACACTAACAAAACAAAAGCAGGGCGATGTAGGGAAAAAACAAATATGCATTAAACTGATATGATGgcaatttgtttttcttcactTCCTAGACGGAAGAACAAACAAAAGATGATTGGTTGCTGATTGAAAAgcagaaaatgaaaatattaggTTCATTTAAAAGAAGATCTAAATCACATTGAAACCAAACAACAAAATGCCGTCTCTGTCAATTATTATACAAAAGAATAGGAATTAATAAGCCAAAATAGTATGAAGAAGAACATTATACAATAAATGCTTTTTCTATTACAAAAAAATGGCCATTGTTAGAAGGCAAAGTATCAACAAGTAGTTGTAAGAAGGATGGGAAGGGGTAGCTACGTTTTACCTATGACTAAAACTTATTTAACAAAACTTGACTAATAGATTAAGCTTAGGATGCCTTTAATTATCTTCATTGTATTTAatggtgtttgtgtgtgtggcgGGGGTATTATGTGAGCGTAGGAAAGGTTAGTTAAAGTGGAACTTAAACTGGAACGGTGACCCGTGATGGAAGTGGGCAAATGGCGAACCACCATGGAAACCATGACCACCTTGTTGACCCTCGGGATCAAGGGGATCGTGTCCCTGATCgaattgttttcgtttttcgGGATCTGTTAACACTTCTTTAGCTGCTGCTATATCGATGAATTTCTTTTCGGCTATCTTCTTCTCATCGTCGTGAAAATTGTCAGGATGCCATTTTTGAGCTGCCTTACGATAGGCCTTGGTAATCTCTTGTTTTGTTGCATCACGCTTAACtcctaaaattttataatagtCTCTACGTTCCGCTTGTTTTTGCAGTCTTTTGGCTTTTTCTATGCCCTCTTTGGCTCTTTGCATATGTTCATCTATGCTTAAGGCTTCCTGGTAGTCATGTATGGCATCATCATACATTTCAGAGCCGAGATAAGCTTCGGCCCGATCACAGAGAATTTGTGCATCGCGCATTATATCTAGCGCATCCTTACAGTAGCCCAAGGCTTTGCCATGATTTTCATCATGCATATGACATGTGCATAAAATACGCTTGGCCTCAAAGATTATCATTTGCTCCTCCTTTTCGTGTTTTAGAACCGATTCGGCAGATTGTATACAGTCTTGATATTGTTTTTCATCGCGTGAAAGTTCCGCATTCGTTAAACCCTTCTCGACTTTACGCAGTTTCTTATAGAATGGAAAGCAATCTTTATGTTCTGGATCGAATTTCAAACATTCACGTATTTCCTTGAGTGCACTGGTGGCATGACCGATTTTGTACAGCAACAAAGCCAAATGATAATAACCTTCTGTACTATCCTGTGAAAGTTTATTTACTGATCTCAgatctgatattgctgccaagaGATCATTCATTTCTATGTAGGCATCTGCTCTAGCTTGACGAAAAGCCACACTCCAAGGtgaaatttccaacaattgtgttaacaTGGGTATAGCATTACGATAGTCACCACGTGCAATAAGATCTTGTACCAGTTGCCACTGCTCTTCGGCTGGATCAATACGTGAAAAACTATCATGGGCTACTGCGTTATGGGGTTCTTCATATAGCTGAAATGAGAAAGAAATAAAGCAAGGCTCAATTATGCTTGTTATCGGCC
This Stomoxys calcitrans chromosome 2, idStoCalc2.1, whole genome shotgun sequence DNA region includes the following protein-coding sequences:
- the LOC106081908 gene encoding dnaJ homolog subfamily C member 3, with the translated sequence MVVSLPDIMLMGGEKKLTACLLLLLLELFLEGAESVPNSADIENHLEMGRQFLAHNQLSDALTHYHAAVEGDPNNYLTLFKRGTVYLAMGKTRFAIQDFTRVLELKPDFTAARLQRGTVHMKNGEYNEAAEDFEQVLYEEPHNAVAHDSFSRIDPAEEQWQLVQDLIARGDYRNAIPMLTQLLEISPWSVAFRQARADAYIEMNDLLAAISDLRSVNKLSQDSTEGYYHLALLLYKIGHATSALKEIRECLKFDPEHKDCFPFYKKLRKVEKGLTNAELSRDEKQYQDCIQSAESVLKHEKEEQMIIFEAKRILCTCHMHDENHGKALGYCKDALDIMRDAQILCDRAEAYLGSEMYDDAIHDYQEALSIDEHMQRAKEGIEKAKRLQKQAERRDYYKILGVKRDATKQEITKAYRKAAQKWHPDNFHDDEKKIAEKKFIDIAAAKEVLTDPEKRKQFDQGHDPLDPEGQQGGHGFHGGSPFAHFHHGSPFQFKFHFN
- the LOC106081876 gene encoding otefin — protein: MAALESLSNKELRQKCIEYGMPNVPVTDSSRKILIRRLEAAMSGKPATPNKTNRRETMHVSKPSQMASSAKIDNAAVNINNNTTAASKPTAANRPSRRTIAATTERHVTTTTTVSEPEYSDVSPDRGDEFPMMLPPKTKTPEKPTLYPKLPTKEPSPKPQVLSKTGVVTTSYVKESNINKTYAAPEDDIDSTEEDILEPVKKTLSNPPVYTSSYVPLSESKVSTTGPLSATLSSSTRYSALGSSYVQNKPSTNFTTSNTRQSYEAPTRSSYQPRVTKQYVTDTYNVEDDEDEEDEDEEDEVVLVEDSPVGKDIQTPFLSQFARNLETLKATPIRHSVGPTRITPPKLSGSALRNREAAYTRRTVAGTGHIAPRRSYKPEQDESPFRQFVMALEEKYHLKQTFIIISIFIMAIFIYVFFIQSV